aaataataaaagatacaTGATATGGTTTGTGAGTTGACGATGATTGTTAATTTGTTGCTGATGTAAATGGCGACCCTTGCTTTTGTTGTTGACTTGTTGCAGCCACCACCTTCCCCTTGGATGCAACAAAGGCCTCCTCTCAGTGTCGATGTTAACGTTGGTTAGTATAATGGGGAAGGGGCACATTTTGTTTAGTTTAGTGatgaatattaaaatgaattttttttccattgaatGATTgtattaatgattattttttctcCTGTTGTAGCTTATGTGGAAGGTCGGGATGAAGGGGACAGAGGAAACTCTCAGCAGCCCTTGACACAGGTAATTCTTAGCCTTAGTTAATATTGAAATTGCATAGACTTGCTCAAATTAATGTGTCTTTCTGGATTTTGAGCTCTCTTGATTCAAGAGGTGTGGGTGCCTAAATGTTATATGCCTTCATTTGGAATTATTCCTTGAATATTCCTTGTCTGGAATGTGCGATGCCATTTTAAAACTCTATGTAGTGTTACTACTGATGCATTGGTGTTGATATTGGAGAAAAATCCAGGATTTTTTCATGATGTCTTCTGGCAAGCGAAAACGTGAGGATTTTCCATCACAGTATCACACAAGTGGATACATACCACAGCAGGATGGAGCTGGAGATCCTGCCCCGGAGGTTTTTGAAGTGGAGGTCCTTCTTTCATTCCCTACATTAAATCTTGTTTCCTCATTAGCTGTTAGATTGTTGTCATTTTTGCTctcaatttttatgaaattatagtGTGGTGCATCAAATGCAGCATGATCTTTTACtcatttttccttcaaactaaATATTGAGTTCTTGTTGGCATACATTCTGTACACAGGGATACTACTATTGGCATGCTACATGTCCAGTTAAGCTGCTAAATGACCAATGTAGTCAAAACTGCACAATTGGGTGTTTACTATTCTGCCTAGGGtgtaataaatgtaaatatgGTCTGGCTTTGTGGCATACTATTGATTTCTTTGCATAGGTTTAAGACTTCGGATGACAGATTGGGTGGTTCATGGACAGGTAAATGTCAACCATTTCTCCACCtgaccttctccagtaacctaCCCTTAACTTCAGCTcaatttttaggggcttagttTATGCTCAGGTTGGGCAAAGATTAAAGTTAATAATAGGATGGTcctataattattttgattcaaattaagAGCAAAGTTTTAAAAGCAAACATGTCAGAGCATAGTGAGATAATCCTAATTAAAGGACAATTTTATAGCAAACAAAAACACCCAACCATTAGTTTCCCTTAAGATACAGTTAATCAAGGTCATTAATGAGTTTTATAATAACTACGATCTCTCCAATtcttatttacttatcaaaaaaaaaaaaaaaaacgatctctccaattcatgaaaaaaaaaatgaaaatgtaggCTTTGgtaaaaaataacatttctgAAATAAGCCAGCCAGTGATATAGCAAATCTGTGCCATAGAGTTTCACAATAATGGTAACAACAACAACCAACAAGAATGATAATAAAAAGGGCTCAAGTCAGGTTGAGTGCTTGATACATGTGCATAGATTCATCCTGTATTGAGGTTGTCTTGACGGTTGTTTGCCCATGCCCAACCCCTAGCTGTGACATGATTGCACTCATGttaagtaaataaaatcattattgttagatttaattaaaatgatagGCTGTGTAGTAATTGTCAGGTAATCAAGATAGAACATTTGTGACAGTGGGTTCATCAAAATATATGCATGTTTCAAGCCATCTGTTTGTATGTTTAGCAAATGAACATCACTGGAATGAATTTTCCAGTGGTTGAATCAACTTACTTCTTTCAGAACAATCATTTTAGAAAGTTTTGCAAAATGGATTTATGGCAGTCTTAAGTCACATGCCACCAAAAATGGTGTTATTATTGATTCTTTAGGATTGGAGCTATGcctgttttaaagaaaaaaaggttttggAGCTATGTTGTTATGTAGTTTCTTAATTACTTATTTTGCATTGGGAACtgggtttttttatttgaatacacAAACTAGAAAATTATGATGACCTTGGGACTGTATGGGTTTCAGAATGTTTTTGGGTGAACCTGGTATTGGTATTCGTTTAAGAAGCTTTTTGTGTGtctattttattgtatttttgtggtttttttttcctttcatactTGGGCATCAGGTTAAGAGTTCATTAGTATGTTTTGGATTATTGATAAAGAACTCTATGGAAGGGTACAAGTATTGGAAGAATGAGGATAATGTGTGTGATGAAATATACATTTCTTTCTGGAATGGTTCCATGTCATCGCTTGTTGTGCCAATTCAGCTTGGTTGTGTATAGTGCCAGTTCTATCTAACAACTGTTTATTTAAACCATTAAGTATTTTTCCCATATCATTTTCCATTAATTACTTCTTTGTTTTCCCGTAGTTTCCCTGTGATCAGTTCATGTTTGTGGTTATCTAATGGTATTCTGTTCATATTGAAGAACTTGATTCACTTCCTGATTACATGTAGGAGACTTTGGTTTAGATATGTTGGCTATTCCCAAATGAACTAAACATGTTGTGCATGTTGCAACTGCTGGAGTCGAGCTAAGATAAATGGAATGATCATTTATTGTGGAATCAAAACATGTTAGTTGCAAGGATGATTATTGAAACTTTCCGGCCTTCAAGTCAAATCATGgcagatattattttttaaaagtgaaattCAATCAATTAGGTGAAAAAGTTTACTGCAGAAGGAAAAATGGTAAATAGAGGATGGACTGCATCTTTtacattttgattaaaaattttgtagAGTTGGAACTGGAAGTTGCCAATTTGGAATTTCTTCACCCTATTGAATAAATGTCCAAGGATGGATGCTGGTCCAAAGTTTGTTTTCTGACAATACAGTTCCCTTTCTCCTGCAATCCGTATTTACAAGATATAAGGAGTTATAGGGAAGTGAGTTTGGACATGAAACTCAGCCATTGAATGCTGGCTCTTGAGCATGTCATTAGAAAGCCCCTGGtagaatgaataaaatatggCCAATGTTAATGTAATGAAAACTTGACACTTGGGTTCGGCCTTCTGAGCATGTAATCTGACAACTTGCACTTGTAGAATGCATAATATTTGCCCAAAGTATTATGGTTATCTTTTGGTAAAGTTGCTGTGGAATGAACAGAAACAGGCAAACATAAGTTATGGAATGGTCAGGTGAAATTTTGACTGAATGACTGCTGTTGTTGGGCATTTGGAGAAGAGGCCTGATGCTAATTGCTCCTAATAATTAAATTCCCTCTTCCTCCTTGTTTTGGGAAGTTCATGTTCCGATGCAGTTTTGAGCATGCAAGAAAAATTATGGAAGTTTCTTGTCACGTTGTTGTTCTCTTTATCTCTCTTCTAATACAAGCTCTAAGCATTCATAACATCTGATCTTAAGCTTGGTCATTTATGTATGAAATGATGTGTCAGCAATTGCAAGGAAAGTGCAGTTTTTTGTGCATTTACCAAGACTATGATTTTGGCATGTAAATATGCGGAGATAGTGAGGAaagtttgaataaaataaattgcatTTAGTTGTCCTATCTTGATCTGCTatgtcataattttaatttattgaaggGTCCTTTACACTAGCGGTGCCTTCAGGGTCTCTGAGCTCATTTTGACTGCAAATTTGTACGTCTTGTTGTTGATTCCACAACGTTGTTTGAATTTAATGGCCAATGTCTCAGGTAAGTCAAGGGAGCAATTCTATCAAGGGGCATGACATACTCACCAAAGCGAATAGAGAGATATTTCCGCAGGTGGCTGGATCctatgtgaggattcctcaacTGGATGGGCCAATTCCTGATCCTTATGAAGATGTGCTTTCTACACCCAATGTAAAAAGCCTCTCTTTTTTCCCAGAACCATAATCAGACTTAATGTGCTAtgctcttctttcttttcctttcttttatttttttccccttttcttattttatttatttatttatttttgtgtctTCCAAGTATACACGGGCACACATAAATGTTATTGCTGGAATGTACTATATCTGGCACCTATTGAATTTATCATGCAAATACTTCAATGCCGATGTGCATTGTTATATCTGTGTTCTAATGTAGAACCTAATGGTGGAAAGTTCTCTGTTTGAGTGGCAATAAGATTAATTCTCTGTTCTGTTGATGGCTCATCTATGTATGTCAGTAACCGTTGATAGTTCTTTGCCTATAAGCAGTTTGATTAGTGGTTCTGATAACAGGGTTGTACCATTCATAAAAGGACGTGGAGCTGGTGTACTTTCACCAGGATTAGTTAGTCTGAGATTGATGGTTAGGTTGTGAAGGGCGGACATCATCATGGGAAATATGCTGGGTGGGAAGTGTGATCACTGATCCAGACCTCTGAGTTGTGAAATAGGggtctaaattttatttttctattcacACGTCTTCATGGTGAAGGCGTTATATTTGCaacaatttatatatttctatgcaGGGCTTAATGGTGGGTAGAGTAGAAATTGTGGATCCAGgctggattttaattttttacattcTAATATTTGGAAACTTGGATTGATTGCAGATCCAAATTCATATTTTCGGAGAGattctattttttgaaaactctGAAGATTGCTTTGCTGGACTATTTTTGTTGAAAGTTGGTACTGATTAGAATGTCTGACTTTGGGTACTGCTGGTTGAAATGACAGCATATCAGTTGTCAGCTTTGATTGGATTGTTAACATCTTTCCTAGTTTTGATCTGGGGCATTGCTGATCCCATTCTGAGACAATGCATGCACAATTTAATCTGTGCATATGTTTAAGAACATGAATATGAACTATATATGCTTGCTACTAGGCTTTTTTTTGGCGTCAAATTTTTGTTGagaatttttatctttaataatgaGTTACAAGTTATTCTTGGGAGGATACTCTGATGCAAAACCCAGTGAACTTTTCAGCTGTTGGTTTCTAAGCTAATCCTGTTGCTTTGTCTTTTACCTTGAAGATCTATAATTATCAGGGAGTCGTCAATGAAGACTATAACATTGTGAATACACCGGCTCCCAATGGTAAGTCTTGAGTTTTGTGAATTGATGTGTTAAAGCATGTTATATGTTTTGAGATGATAAATTTGTCATTGCAATGTCTGAGCCTCATGTCTATGCATCTCTTTAGACATACAAGCTGGTACCCCTGCAGTTGGGATACAAAATGATGTTGGAGATGATGATGACGATGAGCCACCCttgaatgaaaatgatgatgatgatttggaTGATGTGGACCAGGGAGAGGAGCTAAACACACAGCATTTAGTTTTGGCTCAGTTTGATAAGgtaattctcttttatttaaactgtttatttgattttgaatttatgtCTGTAATTGGacattgattttataaataaaaaagaatctTGGAGTCTTCCCCAAAAAGAGTTGGGACAAAGGCTTTGCTGACTTGAGTCTTGTTGAGATGTCTGTATCCTTGATAGCAACTTCATTAACATAATGCATTTGGATGGGTAGGTGACAAGGACTAAGAGCAAGTGGAAATGCACACTGAAGGATGGCATCATGCACATAAACAATAAGGATATTCTCTTCAACAAGGTCTCTTATGGAACCAATCTTCTGGACTTGTCATATCtgcttgtttttttccttttctttgccCTTTTTTTTCAATAGTCCATATTCTTTCATGCCTTGTCTTGTCTAAATTTCAAAGTTATTCATTGGACTGTTCCTTTTGTTTGCAGGCAAATGGAGAGTTTGATTTCTGATTTGCTTCAGAAAACTTCCTTGCCATCAAGTGCCAGTTGCTTTTTGGAGAGTAAATATGGAAGTGTCACTGGGTGTTCCgtaatttttcttgaattattATTAGTTAAGTGTAAGCTTGAGGGGAGAGGACGAGATATTTGATGCTTCTGATGTGGGTTGGATGATTGGCCAGTTGTACATAAGGGAAGAGCTTTTTTTGGCCTCCAAATGGATGGATGCTTGTGTTTCCCCAAGTTCACATTTTCTCTGATGGAACGTGTAATTCCATCGACTCTGTATACTGACATTTTGGTTAATTTACTAAACATTGCATTGTT
The sequence above is drawn from the Vitis riparia cultivar Riparia Gloire de Montpellier isolate 1030 chromosome 6, EGFV_Vit.rip_1.0, whole genome shotgun sequence genome and encodes:
- the LOC117916161 gene encoding transcription initiation factor IIA subunit 1-like, with translation MAVSSMTSTVYVSVIEDVINKVRDEFVNNGGPGESVLSELQGIWEMKMVQAGVVTGPIERSTAPKQTSGAPAPTPPVHDLNVPYEGTEEYETPTAEILFPPTPLQTPIQTPLPGMGDNSMYNIPTGPTEYPAAQDGGGATDMKSGRPPSYMPPPSPWMQQRPPLSVDVNVAYVEGRDEGDRGNSQQPLTQDFFMMSSGKRKREDFPSQYHTSGYIPQQDGAGDPAPEVFEVEVSQGSNSIKGHDILTKANREIFPQVAGSYVRIPQLDGPIPDPYEDVLSTPNIYNYQGVVNEDYNIVNTPAPNDIQAGTPAVGIQNDVGDDDDDEPPLNENDDDDLDDVDQGEELNTQHLVLAQFDKVTRTKSKWKCTLKDGIMHINNKDILFNKANGEFDF